In one window of Megalops cyprinoides isolate fMegCyp1 chromosome 24, fMegCyp1.pri, whole genome shotgun sequence DNA:
- the gpt2l gene encoding alanine aminotransferase 2-like isoform X2: protein MTENGVASRRGKVLTVDTMNPNVKKVEYAVRGPIVQRAVQIEKELKEGVKKPFTEVIKANIGDAHAMGQRPITFFRQVLALCSYPELLDDPSFPEDAKNRARRILQSCGGGSIGAYSASQGIECVRQDVARYIQRRDGGIPSDPDNIYLTTGASDGIVTMLKLLVCGEGESRTGVMISIPQYPLYSAALAELGAVQINYYLNEEQCWSLDISELKRSLAAARRHCNPRALCIINPGNPTGQVQSRQCIEDVIRFAAEENLFLMADEVYQDNVYAYGCKFHSFKKVLFEMGPEYSEQVELASFHSTSKCYMGECGFRGGYMEVINMHPEVKAQLTKLVSVRLCPPVPGQALMDLVVNPPQPGEPSYTTFLKERNATLSALAEKAKLTEQILNTVPGITCNPVQGAMYSFPQITIPERAVKEAKEKGQAPDMLYCMQLLEETGICVVPGSGFGQRDGTYHFRMTILPSTDKLKVLLEKVKEFHQKFTLQYS from the exons ATGACCGAGAACGGCGTGGCGTCGCGACGCGGGAAGGTGCTGACGGTGGACACCATGAATCCCAATGTCAAAAAGGTTGAGTACGCGGTGAGGGGGCCCATCGTGCAACGCGCCGTGCAGATCGAGAAAGAACTCAAAGAG GGGGTTAAGAAGCCCTTCACAGAGGTCATCAAGGCCAACATTGGCGATGCCCATGCAATGGGCCAGCGACCAATCACCTTCTTCCGGCAG GTCTTAGCGCTGTGCTCATACCCGGAACTCCTGGATGATCCCAGCTTTCCGGAGGATGCTAAAAACCGTGCACGCCGCATCCTACAGTCCTGTGGAGGGGGCAGTATTG gGGCCTACAGCGCCAGTCAGGGCATAGAGTGCGTGCGGCAGGATGTTGCCCGCTACATCCAGCGGCGAGACGGGGGGATACCCTCTGACCCCGACAACATCTACCTGACCACCGGGGCCAGTGACGGCATCGTG ACGATGCTGAAGCTGCtggtgtgtggagagggggagtCCCGCACTGGGGTGATGATCTCCATCCCGCAGTACCCCCTGTACTCAGCCGCACTGGCGGAGCTGGGCGCCGTCCAGATCAACTACTACCTGAACGAGGAGCAGTGCTGGAGCCTGGACATCAGCGAGCTGAAGCGCTCCCTGGCTGCAGCTCGGAGGCACTGCAACCCCCGCGCCCTCTGCATCATCAACCCCGGCAACCCCACCG GTCAGGTCCAGAGCAGGCAGTGCATTGAGGACGTGATCCGATTCGCCGCTGAGGAGAACCTCTTCCTGATGGCTGATGAG GTGTACCAGGACAATGTGTACGCGTATGGCTGTAAGTTCCACTCCTTTAAGAAGGTGCTGTTTGAGATGGGGCCGGAGTACTCTGAGCAAGTGGAGCTGGCCTCCTTCCACTCCACCTCCAAGTGCTACATGGGAGA GTGCGGCTTCCGTGGGGGCTACATGGAGGTGATTAACATGCACCCCGAGGTGAAGGCTCAGCTCACCAAACTGGTGTCGGTCCGTTTGTGCCCCCCCGTCCCGGGACAGGCCCTCATGGACCTGGTGGTGAACCCCCCTCAGCCTGGAGAGCCGTCCTATACCACCTTCCTCAAG GAGCGTAACGCTACGCTGAGCGCGCTGGCGGAGAAGGCTAAGCTGACGGAGCAGATTCTGAACACAGTCCCCGGTATCACCTGTAACCCTGTGCAGGGGGCCATGTACTCCTTCCCCCAAATCACTATCCCAGAGCGCGCCGTCAAAGAGGCGAAG GAAAAAGGCCAGGCCCCTGACATGCTGTACTGTATGCAGTTACTAGAGGAGACAGGGATATGCGTGGTTCCGGGAAGTGGTTTCGGACAGAGAGACGGAACCTACCATTTCAG aATGACCATCCTGCCGTCCACTGACAAGCTGAAGGTCCTTCTGGAGAAGGTGAAGGAGTTCCACCAGAAGTTCACGCTGCAGTACTCCTAA
- the exosc4 gene encoding exosome complex component RRP41 — protein MAGLELLSDQGYRLDGRKPSELRKVQARMGVFAQADGSAYIEQGNTKALAVVYGPHEVRGSRSKTLHDRAVINCQYSMATFSTAERKRRPHGDRKSSEMSLHLKQTFEAAILTQLYPRSQIDIYVKILQSDGGNYSACVNAATLAVIDAGIPMRDYVCACSAGFVEDTPLADLCHAEESGGGTSLALALLPRGGQIALLQMDARLHQDHLDALMEAAMTACKSLSNVLDGVVRQHLQEVSLLTRE, from the exons ATGGCTGGTCTTGAGTTACTTTCGGACCAGGGATACCGACTGGACGGGAGGAAACCCTCGGAGCTGCGAAAGGTGCAGGCCCGCATGGGGGTTTTTGCTCAGGCCGACGGTTCAGCTTACATCGAGCAGGGAAACACCAAGGCTTTGGCGGTGGTGTACGGCCCGCATGAG GTGCGTGGCTCTCGCAGCAAGACCCTGCACGACCGCGCTGTCATCAACTGCCAGTACAGTATGGCCACCTTCAGCACGGccgagaggaagaggaggcccCACGGCGACCGCAAGTCAAGCGAGATGAGCTTGCACCTCAAGCAGACCTTCGAGGCGGCCATACTGACGCAGCTGTACCCGCGCTCGCAGATAGACATCTACGTCAAG ATCCTCCAATCGGACGGCGGGAACTACAGCGCGTGCGTGAACGCGGCGACGCTGGCGGTCATCGACGCGGGCATCCCCATGCGGGACTACGTGTGCGCCTGCAGCGCCGGCTTCGTGGAGGACACGCCCCTGGCGGACCTGTGCCACGCGGAGGAGAGCGGCGGGGGCACGTCCCTGGCCCTCGCTCTGCTGCCCCGGGGCGGGCAGATCGCCCTGCTGCAGATGGATGCCCGCCTGCACCAGGACCACCTGGATGCACTGATGGAGGCGGCCATGACGGCCTGCAAGAGCCTGAGCAACGTGCTGGATGGGGTGGTCCGGCAGCACCTGCAGGAGGTGTCCCTGCTGACCcgggagtga
- the fuz gene encoding protein fuzzy homolog, with the protein MLQDGSVQLLCLTASSGVPLFSRGATRQLPFSVIGSLNGVHMFGGGQGAVLSSCETERGGRVVWKVFRDSIMLIAVSGEPGGGVSELQLRRLLENTWNCMVLVLGQDELVNARNVERLKRDLRSCYRLIDGFLDRADDGMGDLTHCADCLLAPQPGPLQEALDAFTRAADSEFGCLLVHGKVVVATEKWWRLAPQEVVLLSALVRTFGGSASCDHPVFLPQGSPTVPHRLLRFQLLPGADVCVLCGPSPSLQKAESELVACFWRPLVDALRGCLALAGRCLPASVALPSDVLALLLIRRESARAVSTVRPRDTPSPAPGPTRLRELLRLFYAFAVTRYFGPEEAGPPGEGRGGDSLQEDFALGFTHQPLHCYLVTEECKCYGLQTAQHQLYLLTPVSVPTFALRSVATRTLSALTGSAGL; encoded by the coding sequence ATGCTTCAGGATGGGTCTGTGCAGCTCCTGTGCCTCACGGCCAGCAGCGGGGTGCCCCTCTTCTCCCGCGGCGCGACGCGGCAGCTCCCCTTCTCCGTGATCGGATCGCTGAACGGGGTGCACATGTTCGGAGGGGGCCAGGGCGCGGTGCTGTCCAGCTGCGAGACGGAGCGCGGCGGCCGCGTTGTGTGGAAGGTGTTCCGGGACAGCATCATGCTGATCGCGGTGAGCGGCGAGCCGGGCGGCGGCGTGAGCGAGCTGCAGCTGCGCCGCCTGCTGGAGAACACCTGGAACTGCATGGTGCTGGTGCTCGGGCAGGACGAGCTGGTGAACGCGCGCAACGTGGAGCGGCTGAAGAGGGACCTGCGCTCCTGCTACCGGCTCATTGACGGCTTCCTGGACCGCGCCGACGACGGGATGGGGGACCTGACGCACTGCGCGGACTGCCTGTTGGCCCCGCAGCCCGGCCCGCTGCAGGAGGCCCTGGACGCCTTCACTCGCGCCGCTGACAGTGAGTTCGGCTGCCTGCTGGTCCACGGCAAGGTGGTGGTGGCCACAGAGAAGTGGTGGCGTCTGGCCCCCCAGGAGGTGGTCCTACTGTCCGCCCTGGTGCGCACCTTCGGCGGGTCGGCGTCCTGCGACCATCCGGTGTTCCTGCCGCAGGGCAGCCCCACGGTGCCCCACCGGCTGCTACGCTTCCAGCTGCTCCCGGGTGCGGACGTGTGCGTTCTGTGCgggccctccccctccctgcagaaGGCTGAGAGCGAGCTGGTGGCTTGCTtttggcgccccctggtggatgCTCTGCGCGGCTGCCTGGCGCTCGCCGGCCGCTGCCTGCCAGCCTCCGTCGCCCTCCCCAGCGACGTCCTCGCCCTGCTGCTGATCAGACGGGAGTCCGCCCGGGCCGTCTCCACCGTGCGGCCCCGGGACacgcccagccccgcccccggccctACCCGCCTCCGGGAGCTGCTCCGCCTCTTCTACGCCTTTGCCGTGACGCGCTACTTCGGGCCGGAGGAGGCAGGGCCGccgggggaggggcggggcggggacTCACTCCAGGAGGACTTCGCCCTGGGGTTTACCCATCAGCCCTTGCACTGCTACCTGGTGACGGAGGAGTGTAAGTGCTACGGGCTCCAGACCGCGCAGCACCAGCTGTACCTGCTGACGCCCGTATCCGTGCCCACCTTTGCCCTGCGCTCCGTGGCCACTCGCACCCTCTCCGCCCTCACCGGCAGCGCCGGCCTATAG
- the gpt2l gene encoding alanine aminotransferase 2-like isoform X1, with the protein MLSFRSVLTGTLRKEHRGGGALIAALGLRKSAAGVMLNPSGLSPVSSSRRTLCGLSAARRGLIQRKMTENGVASRRGKVLTVDTMNPNVKKVEYAVRGPIVQRAVQIEKELKEGVKKPFTEVIKANIGDAHAMGQRPITFFRQVLALCSYPELLDDPSFPEDAKNRARRILQSCGGGSIGAYSASQGIECVRQDVARYIQRRDGGIPSDPDNIYLTTGASDGIVTMLKLLVCGEGESRTGVMISIPQYPLYSAALAELGAVQINYYLNEEQCWSLDISELKRSLAAARRHCNPRALCIINPGNPTGQVQSRQCIEDVIRFAAEENLFLMADEVYQDNVYAYGCKFHSFKKVLFEMGPEYSEQVELASFHSTSKCYMGECGFRGGYMEVINMHPEVKAQLTKLVSVRLCPPVPGQALMDLVVNPPQPGEPSYTTFLKERNATLSALAEKAKLTEQILNTVPGITCNPVQGAMYSFPQITIPERAVKEAKEKGQAPDMLYCMQLLEETGICVVPGSGFGQRDGTYHFRMTILPSTDKLKVLLEKVKEFHQKFTLQYS; encoded by the exons ATGCTGTCATTCAGGAGCGTGCTTACTGGGACGCTGCGGAAGGAACACCGGGGTGGCGGTGCGCTTATTGCTGCTTTGGGGCTCCGCAAGTCCGCTGCTGGTGTGATGCTGAACCCGTCTGGGCTTTCCCCCGTCTCCTCCTCCCGCAGAACTCTGTGCGGGCTATCCGCGGCGCGGCGCGGACTCATTCAACGCAAGATGACCGAGAACGGCGTGGCGTCGCGACGCGGGAAGGTGCTGACGGTGGACACCATGAATCCCAATGTCAAAAAGGTTGAGTACGCGGTGAGGGGGCCCATCGTGCAACGCGCCGTGCAGATCGAGAAAGAACTCAAAGAG GGGGTTAAGAAGCCCTTCACAGAGGTCATCAAGGCCAACATTGGCGATGCCCATGCAATGGGCCAGCGACCAATCACCTTCTTCCGGCAG GTCTTAGCGCTGTGCTCATACCCGGAACTCCTGGATGATCCCAGCTTTCCGGAGGATGCTAAAAACCGTGCACGCCGCATCCTACAGTCCTGTGGAGGGGGCAGTATTG gGGCCTACAGCGCCAGTCAGGGCATAGAGTGCGTGCGGCAGGATGTTGCCCGCTACATCCAGCGGCGAGACGGGGGGATACCCTCTGACCCCGACAACATCTACCTGACCACCGGGGCCAGTGACGGCATCGTG ACGATGCTGAAGCTGCtggtgtgtggagagggggagtCCCGCACTGGGGTGATGATCTCCATCCCGCAGTACCCCCTGTACTCAGCCGCACTGGCGGAGCTGGGCGCCGTCCAGATCAACTACTACCTGAACGAGGAGCAGTGCTGGAGCCTGGACATCAGCGAGCTGAAGCGCTCCCTGGCTGCAGCTCGGAGGCACTGCAACCCCCGCGCCCTCTGCATCATCAACCCCGGCAACCCCACCG GTCAGGTCCAGAGCAGGCAGTGCATTGAGGACGTGATCCGATTCGCCGCTGAGGAGAACCTCTTCCTGATGGCTGATGAG GTGTACCAGGACAATGTGTACGCGTATGGCTGTAAGTTCCACTCCTTTAAGAAGGTGCTGTTTGAGATGGGGCCGGAGTACTCTGAGCAAGTGGAGCTGGCCTCCTTCCACTCCACCTCCAAGTGCTACATGGGAGA GTGCGGCTTCCGTGGGGGCTACATGGAGGTGATTAACATGCACCCCGAGGTGAAGGCTCAGCTCACCAAACTGGTGTCGGTCCGTTTGTGCCCCCCCGTCCCGGGACAGGCCCTCATGGACCTGGTGGTGAACCCCCCTCAGCCTGGAGAGCCGTCCTATACCACCTTCCTCAAG GAGCGTAACGCTACGCTGAGCGCGCTGGCGGAGAAGGCTAAGCTGACGGAGCAGATTCTGAACACAGTCCCCGGTATCACCTGTAACCCTGTGCAGGGGGCCATGTACTCCTTCCCCCAAATCACTATCCCAGAGCGCGCCGTCAAAGAGGCGAAG GAAAAAGGCCAGGCCCCTGACATGCTGTACTGTATGCAGTTACTAGAGGAGACAGGGATATGCGTGGTTCCGGGAAGTGGTTTCGGACAGAGAGACGGAACCTACCATTTCAG aATGACCATCCTGCCGTCCACTGACAAGCTGAAGGTCCTTCTGGAGAAGGTGAAGGAGTTCCACCAGAAGTTCACGCTGCAGTACTCCTAA